Proteins found in one Amycolatopsis umgeniensis genomic segment:
- a CDS encoding MFS transporter, which produces MSTRADRGLSVALVCTALSGAVIGSVGAPLITPVATGTHVSLEAAQWTLTVTLFSGAIAGPVLGRLGSGPYRRVTILATLALVMVGGLLTVLPLPFAALVIGRGLQGLAVAAGPLLMSVARAHLPPERSASTIAAISVASTVGIGVGYPVISLLDQLSGLRAAYGLGFLLSTVALIIAWRTLPAEAPGELPRIDVTGALLLALGMLGILLVIADPSIWETAWAAGGVLAGSAAVLAVWTFLELRAKAPLVSLRLLGQAPVLRANSAILVAGAGLYLLFSLFTRYVQTPGGARYGFALPGVAAGAALIPFSLLGFAAGKAVPRLSVRITERGTYTFSIGIAVAAASLFAVGNRSLVLVLVAIALLGFAVGGVFAVMPRLVLVGVPQEETASVLSINQIARSMGMSVGSALAGFLLAATTPDGTLLPAQDGYRTTAFWALPLLAASAVIVATTRSPRRAVSTNL; this is translated from the coding sequence GTGAGCACCCGTGCGGACCGCGGCCTGAGCGTCGCCCTGGTCTGCACGGCGTTGTCGGGAGCGGTGATCGGGAGCGTCGGAGCGCCTCTCATCACCCCGGTCGCCACGGGAACGCACGTGTCACTGGAGGCCGCGCAGTGGACCTTGACGGTGACCCTGTTCAGCGGCGCGATCGCGGGCCCGGTGCTGGGCAGGCTCGGCAGCGGCCCGTACCGCCGGGTCACGATCCTCGCCACCCTGGCCCTGGTCATGGTGGGTGGACTCTTGACGGTGCTCCCGCTCCCGTTCGCGGCGTTGGTGATCGGACGCGGTTTGCAGGGGCTCGCGGTCGCGGCCGGGCCGCTGTTGATGAGCGTCGCCCGCGCACATCTGCCACCCGAACGTTCGGCATCGACGATCGCCGCGATCTCGGTCGCGTCGACCGTGGGCATCGGGGTCGGCTACCCGGTGATCAGCCTTCTCGACCAGCTCTCGGGCCTGCGCGCCGCGTACGGACTCGGATTCCTCCTGTCCACCGTCGCGCTGATCATCGCGTGGCGGACCCTGCCTGCCGAGGCGCCCGGTGAGCTGCCCCGGATCGACGTCACCGGCGCGCTTCTCCTCGCTCTCGGAATGCTCGGGATCCTCCTGGTCATCGCCGACCCCTCGATCTGGGAGACCGCGTGGGCGGCCGGTGGTGTCCTCGCCGGTTCCGCCGCGGTTTTGGCCGTGTGGACGTTCCTCGAACTGCGGGCAAAGGCACCGCTGGTGAGTCTCCGGTTGCTCGGCCAAGCGCCCGTTCTCCGCGCGAATTCGGCGATACTCGTGGCCGGAGCGGGTTTGTACCTGCTGTTCAGCCTGTTCACGCGCTATGTGCAGACTCCCGGCGGCGCCCGCTACGGCTTCGCACTCCCCGGTGTCGCCGCGGGCGCGGCCCTGATCCCGTTCTCACTGCTCGGTTTCGCCGCGGGAAAGGCGGTACCGCGGCTCAGCGTGCGCATCACCGAGCGAGGGACGTACACGTTCTCGATCGGGATCGCCGTGGCCGCCGCCTCGCTGTTCGCCGTCGGCAACCGGTCGCTCGTCCTCGTGCTCGTCGCGATCGCCTTACTCGGCTTCGCCGTCGGAGGGGTCTTCGCGGTGATGCCCAGACTCGTCCTCGTCGGTGTGCCCCAAGAAGAAACGGCCAGCGTGCTCTCGATCAACCAGATCGCCCGCAGCATGGGGATGAGCGTCGGCAGCGCGCTCGCCGGCTTCCTCCTCGCCGCCACCACTCCGGACGGCACACTGCTTCCCGCCCAGGACGGCTACCGCACCACGGCGTTCTGGGCACTACCGCTGCTGGCCGCCAGCGCCGTCATCGTCGCCACGACGAGATCTCCCCGTCGAGCAGTGTCGACGAATCTCTAG
- a CDS encoding TetR/AcrR family transcriptional regulator gives MAERMSGTERRAQVLAIAAEEFAEHGLHGASTEVIARTAGITQAYVFRIFGTKKALFLELVRAAFERVSDGMRAAGGGKTGLDALSAMGGQYFDLLADRTSLLLQLQGFAACGDPEVRDVVRSCFARLWGTTEDGTGLEPVTVKTFLAFGMLLNAGAAMGIEQVDEAWAEGVRTRIQPELFAHITTGTNR, from the coding sequence ATGGCCGAACGGATGAGCGGGACCGAACGACGCGCCCAGGTGCTGGCCATCGCGGCGGAGGAGTTCGCGGAGCACGGGTTGCACGGGGCGTCGACGGAGGTGATCGCGAGGACCGCGGGGATCACGCAGGCGTACGTCTTCCGGATCTTCGGGACGAAGAAAGCCCTGTTCCTGGAGCTGGTCCGGGCCGCGTTCGAGCGTGTCAGCGACGGTATGCGCGCCGCGGGCGGGGGGAAAACCGGCCTGGACGCGCTCTCGGCGATGGGCGGCCAGTATTTCGACCTGCTGGCCGATCGGACCAGCTTGTTGTTGCAGCTCCAGGGCTTCGCCGCGTGTGGTGACCCCGAAGTGCGGGACGTGGTGCGATCGTGTTTCGCCCGGCTGTGGGGCACGACGGAGGACGGCACCGGTCTCGAGCCGGTGACCGTGAAGACCTTCCTCGCCTTCGGAATGCTGCTGAACGCCGGCGCCGCGATGGGCATCGAGCAGGTCGACGAGGCCTGGGCCGAGGGTGTCCGCACCCGGATCCAGCCGGAGCTGTTCGCGCACATCACCACCGGGACGAACCGGTGA
- a CDS encoding cupin domain-containing protein, which yields MFPLPGGIGLSHLRAYDWEAADGVCGGSPHLHLACTEAYVVTGGRGAVQTLSVDGYRETGLEAGVVAWFAPGTVHRMVQRDDLRITVLMQNSGLPEAGDAVFTFPPPLLADPDAYAEAAAMPTDDDAARRRRDLAIEGYLPIRDALAAGDPGPLRDFHRVAAALVAPKVGAWIPRWRAGALAAAELTGEHLKALANGDASHLEGAGVRVAVPSTKDGYGMCGRREEYRLEDPPL from the coding sequence GTGTTCCCGCTTCCCGGCGGCATCGGCCTTTCCCATCTGCGGGCCTACGACTGGGAGGCCGCGGACGGGGTGTGCGGCGGCAGCCCGCATCTGCACCTCGCCTGCACGGAGGCCTACGTCGTCACCGGCGGACGCGGCGCGGTGCAGACACTCAGCGTCGACGGCTACCGCGAGACCGGACTCGAAGCCGGGGTCGTCGCGTGGTTCGCGCCCGGCACGGTTCACCGGATGGTGCAGCGCGACGACCTGCGGATCACCGTGCTCATGCAGAACAGCGGGCTGCCCGAAGCGGGCGACGCAGTCTTCACCTTCCCGCCCCCGCTCCTCGCCGACCCCGACGCGTACGCCGAGGCCGCCGCGATGCCCACGGACGACGACGCTGCCCGTCGCCGCCGCGACCTCGCGATCGAGGGCTACCTGCCGATCCGGGACGCCCTCGCCGCGGGGGATCCCGGCCCGCTGAGGGACTTCCATCGCGTGGCCGCCGCACTGGTCGCGCCGAAGGTCGGCGCCTGGATCCCGCGCTGGCGTGCCGGCGCGCTGGCCGCCGCCGAGCTCACCGGTGAACACCTGAAGGCGCTCGCGAACGGTGACGCGAGCCATCTCGAGGGAGCCGGCGTGCGGGTCGCGGTGCCGTCCACAAAGGACGGTTACGGCATGTGCGGGCGGCGCGAAGAGTACCGCCTTGAGGACCCGCCTCTGTAG
- a CDS encoding DUF6807 family protein: MSASITVTHRHGERVTVEAAGVELLSYVYKPDPAAYESRKPYTHPLRTLAGRQVSAYRPSDHRWHKGLQMTSSHLSGQNFWGGWTYVPGDWYRELPDLVGSMRHDGFAEFTVEDESLTVGENLTWVENGGGEWARERRDLVVHSVVPDEGAWAIDWAITLTNIRDEPLDFGSPTTAGREMAGYTGLHWRGPREFSGGEVLGPGDLGGEEMMGRQAPWLAFVGEHDEVDAKSTLVFAHAPENEHAIHESHWFVRSHGTPTVAISWAFFEEFALPPGESFHYRYRVVVADGAWDRDRVEHYLKTHGF, translated from the coding sequence GTGAGCGCATCCATCACCGTCACGCACCGGCACGGCGAACGTGTCACCGTCGAGGCCGCGGGCGTCGAACTACTGTCCTATGTGTACAAACCCGATCCCGCGGCCTATGAGTCGCGCAAGCCGTACACGCATCCGCTGCGGACGCTGGCCGGACGTCAGGTCAGCGCCTACCGGCCGTCGGATCACCGCTGGCACAAGGGACTGCAGATGACGTCGAGTCATCTGTCCGGGCAGAACTTCTGGGGCGGCTGGACCTACGTACCCGGCGATTGGTACCGGGAACTGCCCGATCTCGTCGGTTCCATGCGGCACGACGGTTTCGCGGAGTTCACCGTCGAGGACGAAAGCCTCACCGTGGGCGAAAACCTGACCTGGGTCGAGAACGGCGGCGGGGAATGGGCGCGCGAACGGCGTGACCTCGTCGTCCATTCCGTGGTGCCGGACGAGGGGGCCTGGGCCATCGACTGGGCGATCACCCTGACCAACATCCGTGACGAGCCACTGGACTTCGGCAGCCCGACGACCGCCGGACGCGAGATGGCAGGCTATACCGGGCTGCACTGGCGTGGCCCCCGCGAATTCAGTGGCGGCGAGGTGCTCGGCCCCGGCGATCTCGGCGGCGAGGAGATGATGGGACGGCAGGCGCCGTGGCTGGCGTTCGTCGGCGAGCACGACGAGGTCGACGCGAAGTCGACGCTGGTTTTCGCGCACGCGCCGGAAAACGAGCACGCGATCCACGAGTCGCACTGGTTCGTCCGGTCGCACGGCACGCCGACGGTGGCGATCTCCTGGGCGTTCTTCGAGGAGTTCGCCCTGCCGCCCGGCGAAAGTTTCCACTATCGCTATCGCGTGGTGGTCGCGGACGGTGCCTGGGATCGCGACCGCGTCGAGCACTACCTGAAGACACACGGATTCTGA
- a CDS encoding Gfo/Idh/MocA family protein, whose product MTTGTPLRAAIIGTGGIAKSHLAAYEAHPSDVTVVAAADVDEARVAGFSTGDIKPYTDFRRLLAEEKPDLVSLCTPPSQHAGQAVRALRAGAWVWCEKPPCRSLSEYDEITAAESEGGPYASFVFQHRFGSAAAHFRDLLAAGELGRPLVAHCQTTWFRDAEYYAVPWRGDWATEGGGPAMGQGIHQIDLLLHLLGDWAEIRAMTGRLVHDVRTDDVSTALVRFESGAMATVVNSVLSPGEVSRIRIDCSDATVELTHLYGYGNDDWIYTPAPHVAKKWRKPSANLDSSHTAQLTRVLAAIRAGERPPCSGADGRRALAFIAALYKAAFTGRTVHAGEITSEDPFHFAMNGES is encoded by the coding sequence GTGACGACCGGGACACCCCTCCGGGCGGCCATCATCGGCACCGGAGGAATCGCCAAAAGCCATCTAGCCGCCTACGAAGCCCACCCGTCGGACGTGACCGTGGTCGCGGCGGCGGACGTCGACGAAGCCAGGGTCGCCGGTTTTTCCACCGGCGATATCAAGCCCTACACCGATTTCCGGCGGCTTCTCGCCGAAGAGAAGCCCGATCTCGTCTCGCTGTGCACCCCGCCTTCGCAGCATGCCGGGCAAGCCGTGCGGGCTTTGCGAGCCGGAGCGTGGGTGTGGTGCGAGAAGCCACCTTGCCGGTCACTGTCCGAATACGACGAGATCACCGCGGCCGAGTCCGAGGGCGGGCCGTACGCCAGTTTCGTTTTCCAGCACCGGTTCGGCTCCGCCGCCGCGCATTTCCGCGACCTGCTGGCCGCGGGCGAACTCGGACGGCCGCTGGTCGCGCACTGCCAGACGACGTGGTTCCGCGACGCGGAGTACTACGCCGTCCCGTGGCGTGGCGACTGGGCCACCGAAGGCGGCGGACCCGCCATGGGCCAGGGGATCCACCAGATCGACCTGCTCCTGCACCTGCTCGGGGACTGGGCCGAGATCCGCGCGATGACGGGCAGGCTCGTGCACGACGTGCGCACCGACGACGTCTCGACGGCGTTGGTGCGGTTCGAATCCGGCGCGATGGCGACAGTGGTGAACAGCGTGCTCTCACCCGGCGAAGTCAGCCGGATCCGCATCGACTGCTCCGACGCGACAGTCGAATTGACCCATCTCTACGGCTACGGCAACGACGACTGGATCTACACGCCCGCGCCGCACGTCGCCAAGAAATGGCGAAAGCCGTCGGCGAACCTCGACAGTTCCCACACCGCGCAGCTGACCCGGGTCCTCGCCGCGATCAGGGCGGGGGAACGTCCGCCGTGCAGTGGTGCGGATGGACGGCGCGCGCTCGCCTTCATCGCCGCGCTGTACAAAGCCGCGTTCACCGGGCGCACCGTCCACGCGGGCGAGATCACCTCCGAGGATCCCTTCCACTTCGCCATGAACGGGGAATCGTGA
- the gatB gene encoding Asp-tRNA(Asn)/Glu-tRNA(Gln) amidotransferase subunit GatB, with protein MTAVVELMDYADVIERFDPVLGLEVHVELNTNTKMFCACANEFGGEPNSKVCPTCLGLPGSLPVVNGKAVEGAIRIGLALNCEIASWCRFARKNYFYPDQPKNFQTSQYDEPIAFNGYLDVTLDDGEVVRVEIERAHMEEDTGKSLHVGGRTGRIHGAEHSLLDYNRAGVPLIEIVTKTIEHTGGRAPEVARAYVTALRDLLSALDVSDVRMDQGSVRCDANVSLMAKDATEFGTRTETKNVNSLRSVERAVRYEMTRQAAILAEGGTIKQETRHFQEADGTTSPGRTKETAEDYRYFPEPDLVPIAPTAEWVEELRKTLPEMPSERRKRIQREWNLTDEALRDLLNVGAVDLVAATVEAGATPDEARSWWVNTLAQEANSREIELAELAITPAQLAEVIGLVNAGELTNKLAKEVVQGVLAGEGSPSEVVEKRGLKVVSDDSALIAAVDEALAAQPDIAEKIRGGKVAAAGAIVGAVMKATKGQADAKRVRELIVERVGA; from the coding sequence GTGACCGCCGTGGTTGAGTTGATGGACTACGCCGACGTCATCGAGCGGTTCGATCCGGTCCTGGGCCTCGAGGTGCACGTCGAGCTGAACACGAACACCAAGATGTTCTGCGCCTGCGCCAACGAGTTCGGCGGCGAGCCCAACTCCAAGGTCTGCCCGACCTGCCTCGGCCTGCCCGGGTCGCTGCCGGTGGTGAACGGCAAGGCCGTCGAGGGCGCGATCCGCATCGGCCTCGCGCTCAACTGCGAGATCGCGTCGTGGTGCCGGTTCGCCAGGAAGAACTACTTCTACCCGGACCAGCCGAAGAACTTCCAGACCTCGCAGTACGACGAGCCCATCGCGTTCAACGGCTACCTCGACGTGACACTGGACGACGGCGAGGTCGTGCGTGTCGAGATCGAGCGCGCGCACATGGAGGAGGACACCGGCAAGTCGCTCCATGTGGGCGGCCGGACGGGTCGTATTCATGGCGCCGAGCACTCGCTGCTCGACTACAACCGCGCCGGCGTGCCGCTGATCGAGATCGTCACGAAGACGATCGAGCACACCGGCGGACGTGCGCCCGAGGTGGCGCGCGCGTATGTCACCGCGCTGCGGGACCTGCTGAGTGCGCTCGACGTCTCGGACGTCCGGATGGACCAGGGTTCGGTCCGGTGCGACGCGAACGTGTCGCTGATGGCCAAGGACGCGACCGAGTTCGGCACGCGCACCGAGACCAAGAACGTCAACTCGCTGCGCAGCGTCGAGCGCGCGGTGCGGTACGAGATGACCCGCCAGGCGGCGATCCTCGCCGAGGGCGGCACGATCAAGCAGGAGACGCGGCACTTCCAGGAGGCCGACGGCACCACTTCGCCCGGCCGTACCAAGGAGACCGCCGAGGACTACCGGTACTTCCCGGAGCCCGACCTGGTGCCGATCGCGCCGACGGCCGAGTGGGTCGAGGAGCTGCGCAAGACGCTGCCGGAGATGCCGTCGGAGCGCCGCAAGCGCATCCAGCGCGAGTGGAACCTGACCGACGAGGCGCTGCGCGACCTGCTCAACGTCGGCGCGGTCGACCTGGTCGCCGCGACCGTCGAGGCGGGTGCGACGCCGGACGAGGCCCGCAGCTGGTGGGTCAACACGCTGGCGCAGGAGGCCAACTCCCGCGAGATCGAACTGGCGGAGCTGGCGATCACCCCGGCGCAGCTGGCCGAGGTCATCGGGCTGGTCAACGCCGGTGAGCTGACCAACAAGCTGGCCAAAGAGGTCGTGCAGGGTGTCCTCGCAGGCGAGGGTTCGCCGTCCGAGGTCGTCGAGAAGCGCGGCCTGAAGGTCGTCTCCGACGACTCCGCGCTGATCGCGGCCGTCGACGAGGCACTGGCCGCGCAGCCGGACATCGCCGAGAAGATCCGCGGCGGCAAGGTGGCCGCGGCCGGGGCGATCGTCGGCGCGGTCATGAAGGCCACCAAGGGGCAGGCCGACGCCAAGCGGGTGCGCGAACTGATCGTCGAGCGAGTCGGTGCCTGA